The following proteins are encoded in a genomic region of Phycisphaera sp.:
- a CDS encoding PhoH family protein encodes MELTIEFPIGPDPVRVLGVHDRNVRLLREGLGVSVTPRGGIVRISGQEEGVRAAERFLRAILRRGGRASTSDVLQMLAEAASGGLVAPNGSDYPDVSTTPGLAPGGRGPMRVPPRDGEAWEGPLAVYSGGRQIRARTPGQENYLEAIRANELVFGMGPAGTGKTYLAVAAAVHLLRTDRVRKLVLVRPAVEAGERLGFLPGDMQAKVHPYLRPLLDALYDMMDVGTMERFMESGVIEIAPLAFMRGRTLNQAAILLDEAQNSTVGQMQMFLTRMGEGSRMIVTGDPTQIDIPDPGGSGLIDAARRLRRVRGVAFAALTREDVVRHPLVQRIIDAYGDDDRKEQAPAMAEGGV; translated from the coding sequence TTGGAACTGACCATCGAATTTCCCATCGGCCCCGATCCGGTTCGGGTGCTCGGGGTGCATGACCGGAATGTACGCCTGCTGCGCGAGGGGCTCGGGGTGTCGGTGACGCCCAGGGGCGGCATCGTGCGCATCAGCGGGCAAGAGGAGGGCGTGCGGGCGGCCGAGCGGTTCTTGCGCGCCATCCTGCGTCGCGGCGGGCGGGCGTCGACCTCCGACGTGTTGCAGATGCTGGCCGAGGCGGCCTCGGGCGGGCTGGTGGCGCCCAACGGGAGCGACTATCCCGACGTGTCGACCACGCCGGGGCTGGCCCCCGGTGGGCGCGGGCCGATGCGTGTGCCGCCTCGTGATGGCGAGGCGTGGGAGGGCCCACTCGCGGTGTACAGCGGCGGGCGGCAGATCCGCGCACGCACGCCGGGGCAGGAAAACTACCTCGAAGCCATCCGGGCGAACGAGCTCGTCTTCGGCATGGGGCCGGCGGGCACGGGCAAGACGTACCTGGCCGTGGCGGCTGCGGTGCATTTGTTGAGGACCGATCGCGTGCGCAAGCTGGTGCTGGTGCGGCCGGCGGTGGAGGCGGGCGAGCGGCTGGGCTTCTTGCCCGGCGACATGCAGGCCAAGGTACATCCGTACCTGCGACCGCTGCTCGATGCGCTATACGACATGATGGACGTGGGCACGATGGAGCGGTTCATGGAAAGCGGCGTGATCGAGATCGCGCCGCTGGCGTTCATGCGCGGGCGCACGCTGAACCAGGCGGCCATCCTCTTGGACGAGGCACAAAACAGCACGGTGGGACAGATGCAGATGTTCCTGACGCGCATGGGCGAGGGATCTCGCATGATCGTGACGGGCGACCCCACGCAGATCGACATCCCCGACCCCGGCGGCAGCGGGCTCATCGACGCGGCCCGGCGGCTGCGGCGGGTGCGCGGGGTGGCCTTTGCCGCCCTGACACGTGAGGACGTGGTGCGGCACCCGCTGGTGCAGCGGATCATCGATGCCTACGGCGATGATGATCGCAAAGAGCAGGCTCCGGCGATGGCCGAGGGGGGCGTTTGA
- a CDS encoding PAS domain-containing sensor histidine kinase, with product MGERSQRWFVIAGLAGAGALVLILIDALPIVAAGLIIASGLAVWRGAVATTASARIARDDAGKARASLASLEAVYRELSMFFQTVDEPLLVCDERQAVILVNEAGCQWLEMAREDVHGRRIDEVFTNAEVLSLHARASRGERCRRRITITGENGYRVADVSAVPVPVERGAHDDGKGVLLVLRDVSELARALEIRTDFAANASHELRTPIAALRGAVETLQGPASRDEAMRTRLLSMLDENVFRLEDLIRDLLDLSRLEALEGSAKLVLVPASELVRVLAQNFEAMCERGAVTLRFEIDPELEALRTDRNLVTIILRNLIENAIKFSDKGDEVLVRGVVEPGADPNAARTCVFEVIDQGQGIPLAMQQRIFERFYQADTSRDGSKVARGTGLGLAIVKHAVRTLGGTIKVKSVWQRGTTMTVELAGAVPTSDKIDA from the coding sequence ATGGGTGAGCGGAGCCAACGCTGGTTTGTGATTGCCGGCCTGGCGGGCGCTGGTGCTCTGGTGCTGATCTTGATCGATGCGCTGCCAATCGTGGCGGCGGGGCTCATCATCGCCTCTGGACTGGCGGTGTGGCGTGGAGCGGTCGCCACGACAGCCAGCGCCAGGATCGCTCGCGATGACGCCGGCAAGGCCAGGGCGTCGCTGGCATCGCTCGAGGCGGTGTATCGCGAGCTCTCGATGTTCTTCCAGACGGTCGATGAGCCGCTGCTGGTGTGCGATGAGCGGCAGGCGGTGATCCTGGTGAACGAAGCCGGCTGCCAATGGTTGGAGATGGCTCGAGAAGACGTGCACGGCCGTCGCATCGACGAGGTGTTTACGAACGCCGAGGTGCTCTCGCTGCACGCGCGGGCGTCGCGCGGCGAGCGGTGCCGGCGTCGAATCACGATCACGGGCGAGAACGGGTACCGGGTCGCCGATGTTTCGGCGGTGCCCGTGCCGGTCGAGCGTGGAGCGCACGACGATGGCAAGGGCGTGCTGCTGGTGCTGCGCGATGTGAGCGAGCTGGCGCGGGCGCTCGAGATTCGAACGGACTTCGCGGCCAACGCCTCGCACGAGCTACGGACGCCCATCGCGGCGCTGCGGGGTGCGGTCGAAACGCTGCAAGGGCCCGCCAGCCGGGATGAGGCGATGCGAACGCGGCTGCTCTCGATGCTCGACGAGAACGTGTTCCGGCTGGAAGACCTGATCCGTGACCTGCTCGACCTGTCGAGGCTGGAAGCGCTCGAAGGGTCGGCGAAGCTGGTGCTCGTGCCGGCGAGCGAGTTGGTGCGCGTGCTCGCCCAGAACTTCGAGGCCATGTGCGAGCGCGGGGCCGTGACGCTTCGATTCGAGATCGATCCAGAATTGGAAGCGTTGCGGACCGATCGCAATCTCGTGACCATCATCCTGCGGAATCTCATCGAGAACGCGATCAAGTTCAGCGATAAGGGCGACGAGGTGCTGGTGCGCGGTGTCGTGGAACCCGGGGCCGACCCGAACGCGGCGCGCACGTGCGTGTTCGAGGTGATCGACCAAGGCCAGGGCATCCCGCTCGCCATGCAGCAACGCATCTTCGAGCGCTTCTACCAGGCCGACACGTCGCGCGATGGCAGCAAGGTCGCGCGGGGCACCGGGCTGGGGCTGGCGATCGTCAAGCACGCCGTGCGCACGCTGGGGGGCACCATCAAGGTCAAGAGCGTGTGGCAGCGGGGGACGACGATGACGGTCGAACTCGCTGGCGCCGTTCCCACATCCGACAAAATCGACGCTTAG
- a CDS encoding response regulator transcription factor — protein MPKNQPTNGPQGRARRVERKGSGMVASGTTGEEKVILIVEDERDLSDLLEYNLGTNGYRTITAHTGREGLSMARAHGPDLVLLDLMLPELPGTEVAKQIRADKALGRVPIIMLTAKGDEVDQVVGLAVGADDYVTKPFSMKVLLARIEAVFRRSHQGGRSSEQVLRLGGVALDLETHEATLEGNSIPFTLTEFRLLSALIEADGKVLSRADLMSHAMGPGVTVTERTIDVHITSIRRKMGRWGQQIKTVRGVGYRAVHELTPA, from the coding sequence ATGCCCAAGAATCAGCCGACCAATGGGCCCCAGGGACGGGCCAGGCGGGTTGAACGAAAGGGCAGCGGCATGGTCGCGAGCGGCACAACAGGCGAAGAGAAGGTCATCCTGATCGTCGAAGACGAGCGGGACCTGTCGGATCTGCTCGAATATAACCTGGGAACCAATGGTTATCGGACAATTACCGCCCACACCGGGCGGGAGGGCCTGTCGATGGCGCGGGCCCATGGGCCCGACCTGGTCTTGCTGGATCTCATGCTGCCCGAACTCCCCGGGACCGAGGTGGCCAAGCAGATCCGGGCCGACAAGGCGTTGGGCCGGGTGCCCATCATCATGCTCACGGCCAAGGGCGACGAGGTCGACCAGGTGGTGGGCCTGGCGGTCGGAGCCGACGACTACGTGACCAAGCCGTTCTCGATGAAGGTGCTGCTGGCGCGGATCGAGGCGGTGTTCCGCCGATCGCACCAGGGCGGACGCTCCAGCGAGCAGGTTCTGCGCTTGGGCGGAGTCGCGCTCGACCTGGAAACGCATGAGGCCACGCTCGAGGGCAATTCGATTCCGTTCACGCTCACCGAGTTTCGATTGCTCTCGGCGTTAATCGAGGCCGATGGCAAGGTGCTCTCGCGGGCCGACCTGATGAGCCATGCGATGGGGCCGGGTGTGACGGTGACCGAGCGGACCATCGACGTGCACATCACCAGCATCCGACGCAAGATGGGCCGATGGGGCCAGCAGATCAAGACCGTGCGGGGCGTGGGCTATCGCGCGGTCCACGAATTGACCCCGGCATGA
- a CDS encoding OprO/OprP family phosphate-selective porin produces the protein MSHKKATVLLAGLAMGLGGTAIAQTSSLDEARSFAAETRTDASRATLGQGATTDPEIFGRLQFGYNVTLIDDGGPGAEDYANGFQGSRTRLGAKGELGEFSYKIQGNFEISGGTFVLLDAHVSMPVPGMEDEAKLTFGQFKLPFLYEQSVSSGKQLAVDRSFINSFFSQGRSQGVMFTYAGNEDDDYRVQAAFSDGFGTANTQFDSPMEADFSIGGRFDYKFEGAWSDFDDFTATQGQEQALRVGGAIFYQMGDGTYAVGGATTELDLLSITADAQWEQDGVSVFGAFTFQDADFGMAGDSTDLGFIAQAGYRFDENNEVFGRFDYLLADTTGVEDFASLTFGYNHYVYGDQSAKFTADVFFIFETVADTYFTGGQPSRGLLPDNGDPQAGVRTQFILSF, from the coding sequence ATGAGTCACAAGAAGGCCACAGTGCTGCTCGCGGGCCTCGCAATGGGCCTTGGTGGCACCGCGATTGCTCAGACGTCGAGCCTGGATGAAGCCCGCTCGTTCGCTGCGGAAACCCGCACCGATGCCTCGCGCGCCACGCTCGGCCAAGGTGCCACAACGGACCCCGAGATCTTCGGCCGTCTCCAGTTCGGGTACAACGTCACCCTCATCGATGATGGTGGCCCCGGCGCCGAGGATTACGCCAATGGCTTCCAGGGCAGCCGCACTCGCCTTGGTGCCAAGGGCGAGCTCGGCGAGTTCAGCTACAAGATCCAGGGTAACTTCGAAATTTCGGGTGGTACCTTCGTGCTGCTCGATGCCCACGTCAGCATGCCGGTCCCGGGCATGGAAGACGAGGCCAAGCTGACCTTTGGTCAGTTCAAGCTGCCCTTCCTGTACGAGCAGTCGGTTTCGTCCGGTAAGCAACTCGCTGTCGACCGGTCGTTCATCAACAGCTTCTTTAGCCAGGGCCGCAGCCAGGGCGTCATGTTCACCTACGCCGGCAACGAGGACGACGACTACCGCGTCCAGGCCGCGTTCTCCGATGGCTTCGGTACCGCGAACACGCAATTCGACAGCCCCATGGAAGCCGACTTCTCCATCGGCGGCCGCTTCGACTACAAGTTCGAGGGTGCCTGGAGCGACTTCGACGATTTCACCGCGACCCAGGGCCAGGAGCAGGCCCTCCGCGTCGGTGGTGCGATCTTCTACCAGATGGGCGACGGCACTTACGCCGTTGGTGGTGCCACCACCGAGCTCGACCTCCTGAGCATCACCGCCGATGCCCAGTGGGAGCAGGACGGCGTCAGCGTCTTCGGTGCGTTCACCTTCCAGGATGCCGACTTCGGCATGGCCGGTGATTCCACCGATCTGGGCTTCATCGCCCAGGCCGGGTACCGCTTCGACGAGAACAACGAGGTCTTCGGCCGGTTCGACTACCTGCTGGCCGATACCACGGGCGTCGAGGACTTCGCCTCGCTGACCTTCGGTTACAACCACTACGTCTATGGCGACCAGAGCGCTAAGTTCACCGCCGACGTGTTCTTCATCTTCGAGACCGTCGCCGACACCTACTTCACCGGTGGCCAGCCCTCGCGTGGCCTCCTGCCCGACAACGGCGATCCGCAAGCCGGCGTCCGCACCCAGTTCATCCTCTCGTTCTAA
- the argS gene encoding arginine--tRNA ligase: MNETQSPTNTQLDPVAILDERFKAAIARAFPEVAGRADPLIAPSKKAALGDFQCNAAMALGKMVGKNPREVAGAIVEAVDLSDIAEPVDASSIAGPGFINVTLRGESLAGLLGELAGNDLGLPPVGSPQKVVVDLCGVNLAKQMHVGHIRAIVIGDAVARTLERLGHTVVRQNHVGDWGLPIAMVVDFLHRESDAGRVDLDAITLDDLDGIYKAMKARTGAGRTGLRLAEKWDLGPKVVAELEAEVADADEAMAQAKATLIALQGGEAWAVSLWQRISDITMGACMDACRRLHTRIEIGDSAGESSYRDELAPMVDDLIKRGVAEEDGGALVVRGEGKDPPALMRKGDGGFLYATTDVAAIRRRVQDIGASRVIYCVDVRQAMHFRQVFAAARKAGFATTPEGVEASLEHAAFGTILGTDGRPFKTRSGESVKLQDLLDEAHDRALSAAERSEHVTTTEREATAETVAMTALKFADLSNDRVRDYVFDFDRILAFEGDTGPYLLNALVRIKSIFRNAQERGVGDGWKDAAICVEHDGEKQLAMALLRYPSVVRAVGEHLEPHRLCQHLLEIANRFSGFYQACPVLKAEDDATRDSRLRLCELTARVLEDGMGVLGLPTLERM, encoded by the coding sequence GCGCGCCTTCCCGGAAGTGGCGGGCAGGGCCGACCCGCTGATCGCCCCCAGCAAGAAGGCGGCGCTGGGCGACTTCCAGTGCAACGCAGCGATGGCGCTGGGCAAGATGGTCGGCAAGAACCCACGCGAGGTGGCGGGGGCCATCGTCGAAGCGGTGGACCTGAGCGACATCGCCGAGCCGGTGGACGCGTCGTCGATCGCCGGGCCGGGGTTCATCAACGTCACGCTGCGGGGCGAGTCGCTCGCGGGGTTGCTGGGCGAGCTGGCCGGAAATGACCTGGGCCTGCCGCCCGTGGGCTCGCCGCAGAAGGTTGTCGTCGACCTGTGCGGCGTGAACCTGGCCAAGCAGATGCACGTGGGGCACATCCGGGCGATCGTGATCGGCGACGCGGTGGCGCGCACGCTCGAGCGGCTGGGCCACACGGTGGTCAGGCAGAACCACGTGGGCGACTGGGGCCTGCCCATCGCGATGGTCGTTGATTTTCTGCATCGTGAGAGCGACGCGGGGCGTGTTGACCTGGATGCGATCACACTCGACGACCTCGATGGCATCTACAAGGCCATGAAGGCGCGCACCGGCGCAGGGCGCACGGGGCTGCGTTTGGCAGAGAAGTGGGACCTTGGGCCGAAGGTGGTCGCCGAGCTCGAGGCCGAGGTGGCCGACGCGGACGAGGCGATGGCCCAGGCCAAGGCGACGCTCATCGCGTTGCAGGGTGGCGAGGCCTGGGCGGTCTCGTTGTGGCAGCGCATCAGCGACATCACGATGGGCGCGTGCATGGACGCGTGCCGCCGGCTGCACACGCGCATCGAGATCGGCGATAGCGCGGGCGAGTCGAGCTACCGCGACGAGCTTGCGCCGATGGTCGACGACCTCATCAAGCGAGGCGTGGCCGAGGAAGACGGCGGGGCGCTCGTCGTGCGTGGCGAGGGCAAGGATCCGCCCGCCCTGATGCGCAAGGGCGACGGCGGATTTCTGTACGCCACGACCGATGTGGCTGCAATCCGCCGGCGCGTGCAGGACATCGGCGCGAGCCGCGTGATCTATTGCGTCGACGTGCGGCAGGCGATGCACTTCCGCCAGGTGTTCGCAGCGGCGCGCAAGGCCGGGTTTGCGACGACACCCGAGGGTGTTGAGGCGAGCCTGGAGCACGCGGCGTTCGGCACGATCCTGGGCACCGATGGGCGACCCTTCAAGACGCGGTCGGGCGAGAGCGTGAAGCTGCAGGACTTGTTGGACGAGGCGCACGATCGCGCCCTTTCGGCAGCCGAGCGAAGCGAGCACGTCACCACGACCGAACGCGAAGCAACCGCGGAAACTGTTGCGATGACGGCGCTCAAGTTTGCCGACCTGTCGAATGACCGTGTCCGTGACTATGTGTTCGACTTCGATCGCATCCTTGCGTTCGAGGGTGACACCGGGCCGTACCTTTTGAACGCCCTCGTACGCATCAAGAGCATCTTCCGCAACGCGCAGGAGCGCGGTGTTGGCGATGGCTGGAAAGACGCCGCGATTTGTGTCGAGCACGACGGCGAAAAGCAACTCGCGATGGCCTTACTGCGATACCCGTCGGTCGTCCGCGCGGTGGGCGAGCACCTGGAGCCGCACCGGTTGTGCCAGCACCTGCTCGAGATCGCCAACAGGTTCAGCGGCTTCTACCAGGCGTGCCCGGTGCTCAAGGCCGAGGACGACGCCACTCGTGATAGCCGGCTGCGGCTGTGCGAACTGACGGCCAGAGTGCTCGAGGACGGGATGGGCGTGCTGGGGTTGCCGACGCTCGAACGGATGTAG